In the Pungitius pungitius chromosome 5, fPunPun2.1, whole genome shotgun sequence genome, one interval contains:
- the mthfd2 gene encoding bifunctional methylenetetrahydrofolate dehydrogenase/cyclohydrolase, mitochondrial, with amino-acid sequence MAAIRTLRKLCQLSRHQACELHTTPSRQEAVVISGKKLARQIREEVRADVEKWVSAGNRRPHLSVVLVGENPASHSYVLNKTRAAADVGISSETILKHSAISEEELLDLIYKLNTDHRVDGLLVQLPLPDHIDERAVCNAVSPTKDVDGFHVVNVGRMCLDQSTMLPATPWGVWEMINRTGIPTIGKNVVVAGRSKNVGMPIAMLLHTDGRHERPGGDATVTISHRYTPKEQLRQHTKIADIIVAAAGIPNLITADMIKKGAAVIDVGINRVQDPVTGKSRLVGDVDFEGVRQKAGFITPVPGGVGPMTVAMLMKNTIKAAKNVLLYPQERIRMAAAS; translated from the exons ATGGCAGCGATCAGGACTCTCAGGAAACTGTGCCAACTCTCCCGCCATCAAGCGTGCGAGCTGCACACGACCCCCTCGAG ACAGGAGGCGGTGGTCATCTCGGGAAAGAAACTAGCACGACAGATCCGAGAGGAGGTCCGGGCTGACGTGGAGAAATGGGTGTCAGCCGGTAACCGGAGACCCCACCTGAGTGTGGTTCTGGTGGGAGAAAACCCGGCCAGTCACTCCTACGTCCTGAACAAGACACGCGCTGCAGCAGATGTcg ggatcTCTAGTGAGACAATTCTCAAACATTCAGCCATCAGTGAGGAGGAGTTGTTGGACCTGATTTACAAACTCAACACAGACCATCGTGTGGACGGCCTGCTGGTCCAGCTGCCTCTGCCCG ATCACATCGACGAGCGCGCCGTCTGCAATGCAGTGTCCCCTACCAAGGACGTGGACGGCTTCCACGTAGTGAACGTGGGTCGCATGTGCCTGGACCAGTCCACCATGCTCCCTGCCACCCCCTGGGGAGTCTGGGAAATGATCAATCGCACAG GTATTCCTACCATCGGGAAGAATGTTGTGGTTGCGGGACGCTCCAAGAACGTGGGGATGCCCATCGCCATGTTGCTGCACACGGACGGGCGTCACGAGAGGCCCGGAG GCGATGCCACGGTCACCATTTCTCACCGTTACACTCCCAAGGAGCAACTTCGACAACACACCAAGATCGCTGATATCATTGTGGCTGCAGCAG GGATTCCAAAcctcattaccgccgacatgatCAAAAAAGGAGCAGCAGTGATTGACGTTGGAATAAACCGAGTGCAAGACCCAGTCACCGGGAAGAGCCGACTGGTTGGAGATGTGGATTTCGAAG GCGTGAGGCAGAAGGCGGGCTTCATCACCCCAGTACCTGGAGGCGTGGGACCCATGACCGTGGCAATGCTCATGAAGAACACGATCAAAGCGGCTAAGAACGTTCTTCTATATCCCCAAGAGAGGATCCGCATGGCGGCTGCGTCCTAA